In Zea mays cultivar B73 chromosome 7, Zm-B73-REFERENCE-NAM-5.0, whole genome shotgun sequence, the following proteins share a genomic window:
- the LOC103633424 gene encoding F-box only protein 13, translating into MAATLDGAAGCRKRKRAAPGLADLHDDMLERVLARLPPASYFRLRGVSRRWRAAAESRSFRAACARVTARDPWFLMLEDSDHQDQDQDERRPRPAAVFDSAERALARWRGAPVPLQPVAAASGLVLYRDPSTGGLTVVNPLTGASRALPPPARVAGALQAVAMYGSPYRVVLILGELPELSTVAYDSSTNAWSEQAALSRKPEVEGAPSRERVAEVGDGDGDDTVYFLSKSGDVVASTMQRSASRQYSSAVACGGCGGGDAVAYFLSRSGTVVACDLARRAFAELPRILPAYHEHSIDVVACGGAAYAVVLSEFLDAASLRVWEFAGGAWRQVAAMPPAMAHGFRGAKADVNCVGHGGRLMVCVSSSSAGAGGCFLCDVGTNRWEELPRRAAGDGDATTGFVSALSFEPRIEAAV; encoded by the coding sequence ATGGCGGCCACGCTGGACGGAGCTGCCGGATGCAGGAAGCGCAAGCGCGCGGCGCCTGGCCTTGCCGACCTGCACGACGACATGCTCGAGCGCGTGCTCGCGCGCCTCCCACCGGCCAGCTACTTCCGCCTCCGGGGCGTCTCCCGCCGGTGGCGCGCCGCGGCGGAGTCCCGCAGCTTCCGCGCCGCCTGCGCGCGCGTCACGGCCCGGGACCCATGGTTCCTCATGCTCGAGGACTCCGACCACCAGGACCAGGACCAGGACGAGCGGCGGCCGCGCCCCGCCGCCGTGTTCGACTCCGCCGAGCGCGCCTTGGCGCGGTGGCGTGGCGCGCCGGTGCCGCTGCAGCCGGTGGCCGCCGCGAGCGGGCTCGTGCTCTACCGCGACCCGAGCACGGGTGGCCTCACCGTGGTCAACCCGCTCACGGGCGCGTCCCGCGCGCTCCCGCCGCCGGCGCGCGTGGCGGGCGCGCTGCAGGCCGTCGCCATGTACGGCTCGCCGTACCGCGTGGTGCTCATCCTGGGCGAGCTGCCGGAGCTGTCCACGGTGGCGTACGACTCGTCCACGAACGCGTGGAGCGAGCAGGCGGCGCTCTCCCGAAAACCAGAGGTGGAGGGCGCCCCGTCCCGGGAGCGCGTCGCGGAggtcggcgacggcgacggcgacgacaCGGTCTACTTCCTGAGCAAGTCCGGCGACGTGGTGGCCAGCACCATGCAGCGGAGCGCGTCGCGGCAGTACTCGTCCGCCGTGGCGTGCggcggctgcggcggcggcgacgcCGTGGCCTACTTCCTGAGCCGCTCGGGCACGGTGGTGGCCTGCGACCTGGCGCGCCGCGCGTTCGCGGAGCTGCCCCGGATCCTGCCCGCCTACCACGAGCACTCCATCGACGTGGTGGCCTGCGGCGGCGCCGCCTACGCGGTGGTGCTCTCGGAGTTCCTCGACGCCGCGAGCCTCCGCGTGTGGGAGTTCGCGGGGGGCGCGTGGCGGCAGGTGGCCGCGATGCCGCCCGCCATGGCGCACGGCTTCCGCGGCGCCAAGGCGGACGTGAACTGCGTCGGCCACGGCGGCCGCCTCATGGTCTGCGTCAGCTCCAGCTCCGCCGGCGCCGGCGGCTGCTTCTTGTGCGACGTCGGGACCAACCGGTGGGAGGAGCTCCCTCGGCGCGCCGCAGGGGACGGCGACGCCACCACGGGCTTCGTGTCCGCGCTCTCGTTCGAGCCGAGAATTGAGGCCGCCGTCTGA